In Oreochromis niloticus isolate F11D_XX linkage group LG5, O_niloticus_UMD_NMBU, whole genome shotgun sequence, a single window of DNA contains:
- the cita gene encoding citron Rho-interacting kinase isoform X7 — MLKFKYVSQGNLKTPSSSADPITSRSSRLNQLFQGRLSLCGEQGGCTLGREEFLDALLLLYQECTSPELMKIHHVANFVNKFSEVVSELRALQPGLQDFDLRAVVGRGRFAEVRVVREKATGGVCALKVMKKTVLRTQENVIFHEEERRILALNSSPWIPQLLYAFQDKDHVYLAMEYLPGGDLMSLLNRYEDQFDESMARFYLAELVEAIHAVHQLGYVHRDVKPENILIDRTGHIKLADFGSAARLTANKTVATPTVPVGTQDFLSPEVLTAMNGGSNSTYGVECDWWSLGVIAYEMIYARSPFSEATSTKTIYNILNFQRCLKFPEEPRTSKQFVDLVQSLLCGAKERLGFQGLHCHSFFSSVDWNNLRQVLPPFVPALHAEDDTSNFEEPEQAAPWPASAAQQGAPPAGFQGQDLPFLGWFFSRALILLAKTESVSAGLNSPAKTNSMEKKLHLKSKELQETQDKCHKMEQEISRFQRKMTDLESVLHQKDVELKASETQRSILEQDLATYITECSSLKRSLEEARVEVSREDDKAMQLLHDIREQSNKLQEIKEQEYHAQLEEMQVTIRQLEEDLSAARRRSDLYEAELRDSRQTSEELKRKAVEYQQRIQKAKEQGKAEVEELLSKLEKTNSEQQVKIQELQDKLSKAVKASTEATELLQNVRQAKERLERDLERLKGKTDSSDTLKRRLRETEQEGRKTLENQVKRLEMVERRENKLKDDIQTKSQQIQQMAEKILELEENLRDAQSTAQRMETQLVQKERLYEDKIKVLEAQMKADLADKESLEARRAQQEEESRENCKLISEQKATINAMDSKMKNLEQRIAELSEANKLAANSSIYTQKNMKAQEEMISELRQQKFYLESQAGKLEAQNAKLEEHLEKMSQQEQTKRTRLLELESRLREMGLEHEEEKLEIKRQVSELTLSLQERESQISSLQAARLALESQLQQAKTELEETTAEAEEEITALRNHRDDIQRKFDALRDSCSVITDLEEQLTQLSQENAELNRQNFYLSKQLDEASDEREDRLQLSQEVDRLRREVADREMHLNNQKQNIETLKTTCSMLEEQVVELESLNDELLEKERQWEAWRAALEDEKSQAERRSRDMQRLLDNEKQNRLRADQRSTESRQAVELAVKEHKAEILALQQALKEQRLKAESLSDTLNDLEKKHAMLEMNARSLQQKLETERELKQRLMEEQAKLQQQMDLQKSHIFRLTQGLQDALDQTDMLKTERTDLEYQLENMQAVYSHEKVKMEGTISQQTKLIDFLQAKMDQPTKKKKGIFGRRREDVGTTTNGALAPQAQPAVPLQYSDMKLALEKERSRCAELEEALQKMRIELRSLREEAAHFKAQDHVAPSTPAQARHQILMSAIVKSPEHQPNPSSLLNPSTRCKETSTPEEKRRVTFEKFGHRVKERMHHNIPHRFTVGLNMRAAKCAVCLDTVHFGRQAATCLECHTICHPKCSPCLPATCGLPAEYATHFSEALCREKANSPALQVKEASGHVRLEGWMKQPRNGKRGQQGWERKYVVLDGTKVSIYDTEPREDSVKAEEEFELCLPDGEVTVHGAVGASELINTAKSDIPYVLKLESHPHTTCWPGQSLYFMAPSFPDKQRWVAVLESVVGGSRGSREKVDSDAAGVSKRQKNLSPLVQKLLGNSLLKLEGDDRLDINCTLPLTDQIVLVGSEEGLYALNVIKNSLTHIPGLTSVFQIQILKELDKLLMITGEERALCLVEIKKVKQSLSQSHLPAQPDLNPFIFETVKGCHLFSSGKIDNGLCICAAMPNKITILRHNQGLNKFCIRKEIETSEPCSCIHFTGYSIIIGTNKFYEIEMKQYVLEEFLDKNDVTLASAVFAASSHSFPISIIQVTTAPQKDEYLLCFHEFGVFVDAYGRRSRSEDIKWSRLPLSFAYREPYLFVTYFNSLDVIEIQGHAALGPHSYAHLDIPNPRYLGPAISSGAIYLASSYQNKLRVICCKGNLVQSQDGGDLQRNGSGRRKKSSFFICSRF; from the exons ATGCTGAAGTTTAAATACGTGAGTCAGGGAAACCTGAAAACACCGTCTTCCTCTGCTGACCCTATCACTAGCCGCAGCTCACGACTCAACCAGCTGTTTCAG GGACGACTGAGTCTGTGTGGGGAGCAGGGAGGATGCACTTTAGGTCGGGAAGAGTTTCTGGATGCTTTGCTGCTTCTCTACCAAGAGTGCACTTCCCCAGAACTTATGAAGATACATCATGTGGCAAACTTCGTCAATAAAT TTTCCGAAGTTGTCTCGGAGCTGCGGGCCCTACAGCCCGGGCTTCAAGACTTTGACCTGCGTGCAGTGGTGGGTCGGGGTCGTTTTGCTGAAGTCCGCGTTGTCCGAGAGAAGGCTACTGGAGGTGTTTGTGCACTTAAAGTCATGAAGAAGACAGTTTTACGCACTCAAGAAAAT GTGATTTTTCATGAAGAGGAGCGGAGGATCTTGGCTCTGAACAGTAGTCCCTGGATCCCACAGCTGCTGTATGCCTTCCAGGATAAAGATCATGTTTACCTG GCGATGGAGTACTTGCCAGGCGGTGACCTGATGTCTCTCCTAAACCGATATGAGGATCAGTTTGATGAGTCCATGGCTCGATTTTATTTGGCTGAGCTGGTAGAGGCCATTCATGCTGTCCACCAGTTGGGCTACGTCCACAG AGATGTCAAACCAGAGAATATTCTCATTGATCGGACTGGTCATATTAAGCTGGCTGACTTTGGATCAGCTGCCAGGCTGACTGCTAACAAAACG GTGGCCACTCCCACAGTGCCTGTTGGAACCCAGGACTTTCTTTCCCCTGAAGTCCTGACAGCCATGAATGGGGGTTCTAACAGCACCTATGGAGTTGAGTGTGATTGGTGGTCCCTTGGGGTCATTGCCTATGAGATGATTTATGCCCGGTCACCTTTTTCTGAAGCCACTTCGACCAAGACTATCTACAACATCCTTAACTTCCAG CGTTGCTTAAAGTTTCCAGAGGAGCCACGTACCAGTAAGCAGTTTGTAGACTTGGTACAGAGCTTACTTTGTGGTGCAAAGGAGCGACTGGGTTTCCAGGGACTCCACTGTCACTCTTTCTTCTCCAGTGTCGACTGGAACAACTTGCGACAAG TTCTCCCGCCTTTCGTTCCTGCATTGCATGCTGAAGATGACACCTCTAATTTTGAGGAGCCGGAGCAGGCAGCCCCCTGGCCAGCCTCAGCAGCCCAGCAAGGAGCTCCGCCGGCGGGCTTCCAGGGCCAGGATCTGCCTTTTCTAGGCTGGTTCTTCAGCAGAGCGTTGATACTATTGGCCAAAACTGA GTCAGTGTCTGCAGGCCTCAACTCTCCTGCTAAGACCAACTCAATGGAAAAGAAACTGCACCTTAAAAGCAAAGAACTACAAGAAACTCAAGACAAATGTCACAAG ATGGAGCAGGAAATCTCCAGGTTCCAGCGTAAGATGACTGACCTGGAGTCAGTGCTCCACCAGAAGGATGTGGAGCTGAAGGCCTCTGAGACTCAGCGGAGTATCCTGGAGCAAGACCTTGCCACCTACATTACTGAGTGCAGC AGCCTAAAGCGAAGCTTGGAGGAGGCACGAGTGGAAGTCTCTAGAGAGGACGACAAGGCCATGCAGCTGCTGCACGACATACGCGAACAGAGCAACAAACTGCAAGAAATTAAGGAGCAA GAGTACCATGCCCAGCTGGAGGAAATGCAGGTGACCATCAGGCAGCTGGAGGAGGATCTCTCCGCTGCCCGACGTCGCAGCGACCTCTATGAAGCTGAACTTAGAGACTCGAGACAAACAAGTGAGGAGCTCAAAAGAAAAGCTGTGGAATACCAACAAAGGATCCAGAAG GCAAAAGAGCAGGGAAAAGCTGAAGTGGAGGAGCTTCTCTCCAAACTTGAAAAG ACAAACTCTGAGCAGCAGGTGAAGATCCAGGAGCTCCAAGACAAACTGTCCAAG GCAGTGAAAGCGAGCACAGAAGCCACAGAGCTGCTGCAGAATGTTCGGCAGGCCAAAGAGCGGCTGGAACGAGATCTGGAGCGCCTGAAAGGCAAAACCGACTCTAGTGACACTTTAAAACGCCGTCTTAGGGAGACGGAG CAGGAGGGCAGGAAGACACTTGAGAATCAGGTAAAAAGGCTGGAGATGGTTGAGCGTCGGGAAAACAAGCTGAAGGATGACATTCAGACCAAATCCCAACAGATCCAGCAGATGGCTGAAAAGATCCTG GAACTGGAGGAAAACCTGAGGGATGCCCAGTCAACTGCACAGAGGATGGAAACGCAACTGGTTCAAAAGGAAAGGCTTTATGAAGACAAGATCAAA GTTCTTGAGGCCCAGATGAAAGCAGACCTGGCTGACAAAGAGAGCCTTGAGGCCAGAAGGgcgcagcaggaggaggagtcaAGGGAGAACTGTAAACTCATCAGTGAACAGAAAGCA ACCATTAATGCTATGGATTCAAAGATGAAGAACCTGGAGCAGCGCATCGCTGAGTTGTCAGAGGCTAACAAGCTGGCTGCTAACAGCAGCATCTACACCCAGAAGAATAT gAAAGCCCAGGAAGAAATGATCTCAGAGCTTCGACAGCAAAAGTTTTATTTGGAGTCTCAGGCAGGCAAGCTTGAGGCCCAAAATGCCAAACTAGAGGAACACCTGGAGAAGATGAGTCAACAGGAGCAAACCAAGAGAACCCGGCTGCTGGAGCTGGAGAGCAGGCTGCGGGAG ATGGGCCTAGAACATGAAGAGGAGAAACTGGAGATCAAGAGGCAGGTGTCAGAGTTGACCCTGTCCCTGCAGGAGCGTGAGTCCCAAATCAGCAGCCTACAGGCTGCACGTCTTGCATTGGAGAGTCAGCTGCAGCAAGCTAAGACTGAGCTGGAAGAGACAACTGCAGAGGCTGAGGAGGAGATCACGGCCCTCAGG AACCACAGGGATGATATTCAGCGAAAGTTTGATGCCTTAAGAGACAGTTGTTCA GTGATCACTGACCTAGAGGAACAGCTGACACAGCTTAGTCAGGAGAACGCCGAGTTGAATCGCCAGAACTTCTACCTGTCCaaacagcttgatgaagcatcaGATGAGAGAGAGGATCGGCTGCAGCTCAGCCAGGAAGTGGACCGCCTGAGGAGGGAGGTGGCTGACCGTGAGATGCACCTCAACAACCAGAAACAG AACATTGAGACACTGAAGACCACATGCAGCATGTTGGAGGAGCAGGTGGTGGAGCTGGAGTCCCTAAACGACGAGTTGCTGGAAAAGGAGAGGCAGTGGGAGGCTTGGAGAGCAGCTCTGGAAGATGAAAAAAGCCAAGCCGAGAGACGCTCCAGGGACATGCAAAGACTGCTGGACAATGAGAAGCAGAACAG GCTGCGTGCAGACCAGCGCAGCACTGAGTCTCGCCAGGCAGTAGAGCTGGCAGTCAAAGAGCATAAGGCTGAGATCTTGGCCTTACAACAGGCTTTGAAGGAGCAAAGACTAAAGGCTGAAAGTCTATCTGATACT CTCAATGATCTGGAGAAGAAACATGCCATGCTGGAGATGAATGCCCGTAGCTTACAGCAGAAACTGGAGACTGAGAGAGAACTGAAACAAAGGCTGATGGAAGAG CAAGCAAAACTCCAGCAGCAGATGGACCTCCAGAAGAGCCACATTTTCCGTTTGACCCAGGGCCTGCAGGATGCTCTGGACCAAACCGACATGCTCAAGACAGAGAGGACCGATCTGGAGTACCAGCTGGAGAATATGCAG GCGGTATATTCCCACGAGAAGGTGAAGATGGAGGGGACAATCTCCCAGCAGACTAAACTCATTGACTTCCTCCAGGCCAAAATGGACCAACCcactaaaaaaaagaag GGTATATTTGGGCGGCGGCGGGAAGATGTAGGCACCACAACTAATGGGGCATTAGCTCCACAGGCCCAGCCGGCAGTTCCATTGCAGTACAGTGACATGAAACTAGCTTTGGAGAAGGAGCGCTCAAGGTGTGCCGAGCTGGAAGAGGCTCTGCAGAAGATGAGGATAGAGCTGCGGTCCCTCAGAGAGGAGG CGGCTCATTTCAAAGCCCAGGACCATGTAGCTCCTTCCACACCAGCCCAGGCTCGACATCAAATCCTCATGTCAGCCATTGTCAAATCCCCAGAACATCAGCCCAACCCCAGCAGCCTGCTTAACCCCTCCACCCGCTGCAAGGAGACTTCTACACCTGAAG AAAAGAGGAGGGTCACGTTTGAAA AGTTTGGTCATCGTGTGAAAGAAAGAATGCATCACAACATCCCTCATCGTTTCACTGTGGGCCTCAACATGAGGGCTGCCAAGTGTGCCGTCTGCCTGGACACTGTGCATTTTGGACGGCAAGCTGCCACTTGTCTAG AGTGCCACACTATTTGCCATCCCAAATGCTCGCCGTGTCTTCCGGCCACCTGTGGTCTGCCAGCTGAGTATGCCACTCACTTTTCAGAAGCTCTGTGCCGAGAAAAGGCAAACTCACCTGCACTGCAGGTCAAAGAGGCCAGTGGGCATGTTCGCTTGGAAGGATGGATGAAGCAGCCTAG AAATGGCAAGCGTGGGCAACAAGGCTGGGAGAGGAAATATGTGGTTCTTGATGGGACCAAAGTGTCCATCTATGATACTGAGCCCAGAGAAG ACTCTGTAAAGGCTGAGGAAGAGTTTGAGCTCTGTCTGCCTGATGGAGAGGTGACTGTCCATGGAGCTGTTGGAGCCTCTGAGCTCATCAACACTGCCAAGTCAG ACATCCCGTATGTGTTGAAGCTGGAATCGCATCCGCACACCACATGTTGGCCTGGCCAGTCCCTCTACTTCATGGCTCCTAGCTTTCCTGATAAGCAGCGCTGGGTGGCAGTACTGGAGTCTGTTGTGGGTGGTAGTCGTGGATCTAGAGAGAAAGTGGATTCTGATGCT GCAGGTGTTTCTAAAAGACAGAAGAACCTGTCCCCTCTGGTTCAG AAACTTCTGGGCAATTCTCTGCTGAAGCTGGAGGGTGACGACCGTTTGGACATCAACTGCACTCTGCCTCTCACTGACCag ATTGTCTTGGTTGGTTCTGAGGAGGGTTTGTATGCTCTGAATGTGATAAAGAACTCTTTGACTCACATCCCGGGCCTGACCTCCGTCTTccagatccagatcctgaaggAGCTTGATAAGCTGCTGATGATCACTG GGGAGGAGAGGGCACTGTGCCTGGTAGAGATCAAGAAGGTGAAACAGTCTTTGTCACAGTCCCATCTCCCAGCTCAGCCTGACCTCAACCCCTTCATCTTTGAGACAGTCAAAGGATGCCATCTCTTCTCCTCTGGAAAG ATTGATAATGGGCTCTGTATTTGTGCTGCAATGCCCAATAAGATTACAATCCTGCGGCATAATCAAGGCCTCAACAAGTTCTGCATCAGAAAG gagATTGAGACATCAGAGCCTTGCAGCTGTATTCACTTCACTGGCTACAGTATCATTATCGGCACCAACAAGTTCTATGAGATTGAGATGAAGCAGTATGTACTGGAAG
- the LOC100700174 gene encoding beta-crystallin B3, with protein MTDQQGTPDQLPAEKGQGGAGATYKLAVFEYENFRGKKVELSGECKDVLEKTQRVGSVIVESGPWVGFERPSFAGELFVLEKGEYPRWSTWTNCQSSYSLSSFRPLKVDSADHKLHLFENAGFEGRKMEIVDDDVPSLWAHGFQDRVASAKAVNGTWVGYMYPGYRGRQYVFEQGDFKHWNDWGATAPQIQSVRRVRDMQWHKRGCYIAPAPAPAPAPGPDPAPAPAPAPTPPNPNPNPNPTPNPKSQTQPQA; from the exons ATGACAGACCAGCAGGGAACCCCAGACCAGCTGCCTGCAGAAAAGGGCCAAGGAGGGGCTGGAGCAACATATAAG CTGGCGGTTTTTGAGTATGAGAACTTTCGTGGAAAAAAGGTGGAGCTATCTGGTGAATGTAAAGATGTGCTGGAGAAGACACAAAGGGTTGGTTCAGTCATTGTGGAGTCGGGACC ATGGGTAGGGTTTGAGCGTCCAAGTTTTGCTGGAGAGCTGTTTGTGCTGGAGAAGGGAGAGTATCCTCGTTGGAGCACCTGGACCAACTGCCAGAGTAGCTACAGCCTGAGCTCCTTTAGGCCTCTGAAAGTG GACAGTGCAGATCACAAGTTACATCTGTTTGAGAATGCTGGCTTTGAAGGCAGAAAAATGGAGATTGTTGATGATGATGTCCCCAGTCTGTGGGCTCATGGTTTCCAAGACCGTGTGGCCAGTGCTAAGGCTGTCAATGGAAC GTGGGTAGGATACATGTATCCAGGCTACAGAGGGCGCCAGTATGTGTTTGAGCAAGGAGACTTCAAGCACTGGAATGATTGGGGAGCCACTGCACCTCAGATCCAGTCCGTCCGACGTGTGCGGGACATGCAGTGGCATAAGAGAGGGTGCTATATTGCCCCTGCCCCTGCCCCCGCCCCAGCTCCTGGTCCAGACCCAGCCCCAGCTCCAGCCCCTGCCCCTACACCACCCAATCCCaatcctaatcctaaccctactCCCAACCCCAAATCCCAAACTCAGCCCCAAGCTTAA